Proteins from one Paenibacillus amylolyticus genomic window:
- a CDS encoding DeoR/GlpR family DNA-binding transcription regulator, translating to MSLTYEERKNTILTRLATQGKVQVQALANLFQVSTETIRRDLDRLEKEGELRKVYGGAVRVRSGMIEAPFQKRAQLQMNEKQRIGAAAASLIEDGETVMLDNGTTTLEIMRQLRNRSQVTVITNSVPILTCALEDFAGKIIFAGGEINTAVQASTGPVAHELLSQFKANKAFISAGGISLMDGATDYLLEEALISRRMMERAEESILVADHTKFGRSTFAQISPSIIYRWLLPTRVVRQNG from the coding sequence ATGTCTCTGACGTATGAAGAGCGCAAAAACACCATTCTTACCCGTCTGGCTACCCAAGGAAAGGTTCAGGTGCAGGCATTGGCAAATCTATTTCAGGTTTCGACAGAAACCATACGGCGTGATCTGGATCGACTGGAAAAGGAAGGCGAATTGCGTAAAGTCTACGGCGGTGCGGTGCGTGTACGTTCAGGAATGATCGAAGCCCCTTTTCAAAAGCGTGCGCAACTTCAAATGAATGAGAAACAGCGCATCGGCGCAGCAGCCGCCTCACTAATTGAAGATGGCGAAACCGTGATGCTGGACAATGGCACAACCACACTGGAGATTATGCGTCAGTTAAGAAATCGGTCACAGGTGACTGTCATCACCAACTCCGTTCCAATTCTCACCTGTGCGCTGGAGGACTTTGCAGGTAAAATCATTTTTGCCGGAGGTGAAATCAATACAGCAGTACAAGCTTCTACCGGACCTGTCGCACATGAATTGCTGAGTCAATTCAAAGCTAACAAAGCATTCATCTCGGCCGGCGGCATTTCGTTAATGGATGGCGCAACGGACTACTTGCTGGAAGAAGCATTGATTTCCCGCAGAATGATGGAGCGAGCAGAGGAGTCCATATTGGTTGCCGATCACACCAAATTTGGTCGATCCACGTTTGCACAGATTTCCCCATCGATCATCTATCGATGGTTATTACCGACTCGGGTTGTTCGACAGAATGGGTAG
- a CDS encoding TetR/AcrR family transcriptional regulator: MSSKKEMLLNVAEELFYLHGFHSIGLKRIISDAGIAIMTLYNHFESKDDLIVQVLLRREQRYLEQLRQYADNKAQPMFLNLAEGHAKWLKEHESRGCLFLRAKEEYGGHADHIIVQTVHAHKRHMRTLIHTLAPAASERDLLRFSILLEGSTALAETENVNDVCRELIHMTLTSFK, translated from the coding sequence ATGAGCAGCAAAAAAGAAATGCTTTTGAACGTGGCTGAAGAACTGTTCTATCTTCACGGCTTCCATTCCATTGGCTTGAAACGAATTATATCGGATGCCGGGATCGCCATCATGACGTTATATAATCACTTTGAGTCCAAGGATGATCTTATTGTCCAGGTGCTCCTGCGACGCGAACAGCGTTATTTGGAACAGCTCCGGCAATATGCTGACAATAAAGCACAGCCCATGTTCCTCAATTTGGCTGAAGGACATGCAAAATGGCTGAAGGAGCACGAATCAAGGGGGTGCTTATTTTTACGCGCCAAGGAAGAATATGGAGGTCATGCAGATCATATCATCGTCCAGACGGTCCATGCGCATAAAAGACATATGCGAACTTTAATCCATACATTGGCACCTGCTGCAAGTGAACGTGATCTATTGAGATTCTCCATATTGCTGGAGGGTTCCACCGCACTCGCCGAGACAGAAAATGTAAATGACGTCTGCCGTGAACTGATCCATATGACACTAACCAGTTTCAAGTAA
- a CDS encoding MFS transporter translates to MKKIIFPGIALIAVCYAFGRFSYGLFMPEISEALQLTDAASGAINSGTYIAYCLSLLTAPLLINRKGHHYVIQLAGISAVLGLTGIALSQNAWMLTFSIFLAGLSTGWASPALGNAVNAELAPNLQARGNSWINTGTSFGIVVSGPLYLLFTDYWRLTYILFAAIGVVVVLWNRRVIPATKTLPCTKSLWTCMKPTRPGSALLMACLLTGFSSAIYWTFARNFLTDEKGASDSEAVLFWIVMGVMGILGGCAGRIIERIQIGWSYRIGIMLLAISLGVILLPSITASIISAIMFGSTYIFLTSVFIVWATRLFSPNVSIGISLAFLALGAGQFLGSSMAGYTIEVFSNTTAFLAFAVLGLLGLFIRVK, encoded by the coding sequence TTGAAAAAAATCATATTCCCGGGCATTGCACTCATCGCTGTATGTTATGCATTCGGGCGATTCAGTTATGGATTGTTTATGCCGGAAATTTCGGAAGCCTTACAATTAACTGATGCAGCCTCAGGCGCGATTAACTCAGGCACATATATTGCCTACTGTCTGTCCCTATTAACTGCACCCCTGTTGATTAATCGCAAGGGACATCATTATGTCATTCAACTGGCCGGAATCAGCGCCGTACTAGGTCTAACCGGCATTGCCCTATCTCAGAATGCATGGATGCTAACTTTCAGCATTTTTCTCGCGGGTCTGAGCACAGGCTGGGCTTCCCCGGCCCTTGGCAATGCAGTGAATGCCGAACTGGCTCCCAATCTGCAAGCAAGAGGCAACAGCTGGATCAATACAGGGACCAGCTTCGGGATTGTTGTATCTGGCCCACTCTACTTGCTGTTTACGGATTACTGGCGTCTAACCTACATCCTGTTTGCTGCAATTGGTGTTGTTGTTGTTTTGTGGAACAGACGTGTCATTCCAGCAACCAAGACACTGCCTTGTACCAAATCTCTCTGGACATGTATGAAACCAACCAGACCCGGGTCTGCTCTGCTCATGGCATGTCTGTTGACAGGTTTTAGCTCTGCAATCTATTGGACCTTTGCCCGCAATTTCCTTACAGACGAGAAAGGGGCCTCCGATTCGGAAGCCGTGTTGTTCTGGATTGTGATGGGGGTTATGGGGATCCTCGGCGGATGCGCTGGCCGTATTATTGAACGGATCCAGATTGGATGGTCCTACCGAATTGGCATCATGTTATTGGCTATTTCACTCGGGGTTATCCTTTTGCCATCCATAACTGCCAGCATAATTTCTGCCATCATGTTTGGGAGCACCTACATTTTCCTGACCAGTGTATTTATCGTTTGGGCAACGAGATTATTCAGTCCGAATGTATCCATTGGCATCAGCCTCGCTTTTCTCGCATTAGGTGCAGGGCAATTTCTCGGCTCCTCCATGGCAGGGTACACGATTGAAGTGTTCTCCAATACAACGGCATTTCTAGCCTTTGCAGTACTGGGCCTGCTCGGGTTGTTCATTCGGGTAAAATAA
- a CDS encoding DUF1349 domain-containing protein, with protein MTNLFEHCSGQILSANLGWLNEPADWSIEDGKVTITVSPISDFFIDPAGEPVKASAPFLHTVIKGDFSLVTQVQVDMKEQYDSGCLMVRVDDTNWAKVCFEYFEEQPSILSVVTRGNSDDCVSAPVEVNKPYLRVARAGNSFAFHYSQDGEKWKLVRYFGLDCPEEIKVGIVAQSPIGQGTTVTFTDVQLQHGVTGSVRRVE; from the coding sequence ATGACGAATTTATTTGAACATTGTTCAGGTCAAATATTATCTGCCAACCTCGGATGGCTGAACGAGCCAGCAGATTGGTCCATTGAAGACGGCAAAGTAACGATAACCGTTTCGCCGATCAGCGACTTTTTTATTGATCCGGCAGGTGAGCCGGTGAAAGCTTCAGCTCCATTTTTACATACGGTCATCAAGGGAGATTTCAGTCTCGTCACTCAAGTACAGGTGGATATGAAAGAACAGTATGATTCCGGCTGCCTGATGGTGAGGGTGGACGATACAAATTGGGCTAAAGTCTGCTTCGAGTATTTCGAAGAGCAACCTTCCATTCTTAGTGTCGTGACCCGTGGTAACTCGGATGATTGTGTATCCGCACCTGTAGAGGTTAACAAGCCTTATTTACGTGTAGCCCGGGCAGGCAATAGCTTTGCATTCCATTATTCTCAGGATGGAGAGAAGTGGAAGCTGGTTCGATATTTCGGTCTGGACTGCCCGGAAGAGATCAAAGTTGGCATTGTAGCCCAATCCCCAATCGGGCAAGGGACGACGGTTACTTTTACAGATGTGCAGCTGCAACATGGGGTAACCGGGAGTGTCCGCCGCGTAGAATAA